The Blattabacterium sp. (Cryptocercus kyebangensis) region ATTCCGGTTCTGAATCTAATGAAAATGCATTGAAGATAGCTTCTTTTCATACGGGAAAGAAAAAAATTATTGCTTTTAAAGGTGCTTTTCATGGAAGGACGAGCGGTAGTTTATCCGTTACGGATAATCATAAAATTATATCTCCTTTTAATGCGCAACATAAAACTATCTTTATAGATTATAAAGATCTTAATTCTTTAGAAAAGGAATTAAAAAATGGCGATATTTGTGCTTTAATAACGGAAGGAATACAAGGGGTTTCTGGAATTATAGATCCTGGTTTAAATTATTTTCGTAAATATTGGGAACTTTGTATAAAATATCACACAATTTTTATTATTGATGAGATTCAAAGTGGATATGGAAGAACTGGATCTTTTTTTTCTCACCAGTTATATCCTATCAAACCAGATTTAATTACTATTGCTAAAGGGATGGGAAATGGATTTCCCATAGGAGGAGTCCTTATCCATCCTAAATTTAAGCCATATTACGGTATGTTAGGAACTACATTCGGTGGGAATCATCTAGCTTGTGTTGCTGGTATTGCTGTATTAAAAATTATTCTAAAAGAAAATTTAATGGAAAATGCAAAAAAAATGGGAAAAATACTATTGAAAGAATTACGTATGATTCCTAAAATAAAAAAAATAAGTGGTAGAGGACTTATGTTAGGGTTAGAATTTGATTTTCCTATTCATGATTTAAAAAATATTTTAATTTACAATGAAAAAGTATTTGTAGGAACATCCAATAACTCATATATTTTACGATTGCTCCCTCCACTGAGTATCAACGTAAATCATATAAAATTGTTTATTAAAAAACTAAAAAAAGCCTTAGCATATCTAACGAATGAAAAAAAATAATAGGAGAAGAAATGCTATGCTTATACTGGAAGATGGAACTAGGTATGAAGCTTATCATTTTGGAGCTCCAGTTTCCTCTTCCGGAGAAGTAGTATTTAATACAGCTATGACCGGATATACGGAAAGTATGACGGATCCCTCTTACAAAGGTCAAATTTTGACTTATACTTATCCTATAATCGGGAATTATGGTATTCCTTCACCATCTTCCAAAGAATCTATCCAGGAATTTTACGAATCCGATAAGGTTCAAGTGTCCGGACTTATTATTTCATATTATTCCAACCGTCCGTATCATTGGAATATGTATACGACTCTATCGGATTGGTTAAAAGAAAATGGTATTCCTGGAATCTATGGGATAGATACTAGATTTATTGCAAAAAAACTTAGAAATAAAGGAGGATCCATGTTAGGGAAAATTTTAATAATGGAACAAGAAGATATTCCTTTTTATGATCCTAATCAAGACAATCTTTCTAAAAAAGTTTCTACCTATAAAAAAATCATATATGGAAATGGAAAATATAAAATATTACTTGTAGATTTTGGATTAAAAAATAATATTTTACGTTGTTTATTGCGAAGAAATTGTACCATAATAAGGGTCCCATGGGATTATGATTTTACGAAGGAAGAATATGATGGACTGGTCCTTTCTAATGGACCTGGAAATCCAAAGATTTATGAAAAACCAATATCCTATATTCGTATGGCTATGAAAAAAGAACGACCTAGACCTATATTTGGGATCTGTTTAGGAAATCAACTTTTGGGTATTGCTGCAGGAGGATATACTTATAAACTTCAGTATGCACATAGGGGACATAATCAACCTGTTGTATTTTTAGAAACAGGACAAAATTTTATTACATCACAAAACCATGGATATGTTTTGGACACTACCAATATTTCTAGAGAATGGAAGATGTTCTTTAAAAATTTAAATGATAACACTTGCGAAGGAATCATTCATGATTGTAAACCTTTTTTTTCGGTTCAATTTCATCCAGAAGCCTCAAGTGGACCTACAGATACCGAATTTTTATTCGATTTTTTTATCAATTCAATTGGATCTTCCAGAAAATTGATTACAAAAATAGTATGAAATGAAAATAGATAAAGTACTTATCCTGGGATCAGGGGCCTTAAAGATAGGAGAAGCTGGGGAATTTGATTATTCTGGAACACAAGCTTTAAAAGCTCTTAAAGAGGAGGGAATTTATACTATATTGATTAATCCAAATATCGCAACTGTTCAAACTTCGAAAGAAGTTGCTGATAAAGTTTATTTTCTTCCTCTCACATTTTTTTTTATAAAAAGCGTCATCGAAAAGGAAAAACCAAAAGGAATTTTTCTTTCTTTTGGAGGACAAACTGCCTTAAATTGTGGAATACAACTTTTTAAAGAAGGAATTATAGAAAAATATAAAATTCAAGTTTTAGGTACGTCTATTGAATCTATAATTCACAGTGAAGATAGAAATCTATTTAGAAATAGGTTAAGTCGTATTAATATAAAAACGGCAAAAAGCTTTGTAGTCCATTCTATGGATCATGCCATATTCTATTCTTTAAAAATTGGGTTCCCTATTATAATTAGGTCTTCTTATACACTTGGAGGTTTAGGGAGTGGTTACGCAAAAAATATTCATGATTTAAAGGAAATCGTCAGTAAAGCTTTCTATTATTCCTCTCAAGTTGTTGTAGAAGAATATTTAGAAGGATGGAAAGAGATTGAATATGAAATAGTTAGAGATAAATACAATAATTGTATTGCAGTATGCAATATGGAAAACTTTGATCCTATAGGAATTCATACAGGGGAAAGTATTGTAGTATCCCCATCGCAGACTTTAACAAATTCAGAATATTATGGGTTAAGAAATTTAGCTATCCATATAGCTAGGGATTTAAAGATAGTTGGAGAATGTAATGTTCAATTTGCATTAGATCCTAGATCGGAAGATTATCGTGTTATTGAAGTGAATGCACGTCTTTCTCGTTCTAGCGCTCTTGCTTCTAAAGCAACTGGTTATCCATTAGCTTTTGTTTCTGCAAAATTAGCTATAGGATATGGATTGCATGAATTAAAAAATTCTGTGAATAAAACTACTTATGCTTTTTTTGAACCAGCATTGGATTATGTAGTATGTAAAATTCCAAGGTGGGATCTAAATAAATTTTATGGTGTTTCCAATAGAATTGGAAGTAGTATGAAAAGTATAGGAGAAGTCATGGCTATTGGAGGTTCGTTTGAAGAGGCCTTACAAAAAGGAATTAGAATGTTAGATATTGGAATGCTAGGATTCATAAATTCTAAAAAAAAAATGGGATCTACTCTTTTACTTAAGGAATTTTTGAAAAACCCAACTGATCAAAGAATTCTATTTTTAGAAGAAGCTTTCGAAAAAGGAATTTCTATCAAAGAAATACATGATCTTACAAAGATAGATCCATGGTTTTTATCCCAGTTGGATAACATATTTCAAACAAAAAAAGAGATTACTTCTTATGACGATTGGAGGGATATTCCGGATGAATTATTCCGTAAAGCTAAGCAAGAAGGGTTTTCTGATATGCAAATTGCTAACCTTTTTATTGATAAGGATAAAGAGAGTATTTATGCTATGGAAGAAAAAATAAGAAAATATAGAAAAAAAAAAGGAATTATTCCATATGTTCGACAAATTGATACTTTGGGGGCTGAATATCCATCATATACAAATTATTTGTATTTAACCTACCATTCTATTCAACATGACGTTCTTTATGAAAAAGATCATCAATCTGTAATAACTTTAGGATCCGGAGTTTATAGAATTGGAAGTAGTGTCGAATTTGATTGGTGTTGTGTCAATACATTAAATACTATTAATAAAGAATCTTATAGATCAATAATGATTAATTACAATCCAGAAACAGTTAGCACAGATTTTGATGTTTGTGATCGTTTATATTTTGAGGAGATAACTTTAGAACGTGTATTAGATATTATTGATTTAGAAAAACCAAAAGGAACAATAGTATCTATGGGAGGACAAATACCCAATAACTTAGTTTTAAAACTTTATGAAAAAGGAGTAAAGATTCTAGGAACATCTCCTATTTCTATAGACAAAGTGGAAAATAGATATAAATTTTCTAACGCTATGGATGTTTTAGGGATAGGACAACCTAGATGGAAAGAATTATCAGATTTTGATAGTATTTATCAGTTTGTAGAAAAAGTAGATTATCCTATATTAGTTAGACCCTCTTATGTTCTTTCAGGTTCGGATATGAATGTTATTTCCAATTATGAAGAACTCCAGCATTATCTTCTTCGTAATAAAGAATCGGTTTCTCCTGATCATCCATTGGTGATTACGGAGTTTATTAGAAATGCAAAAGAGATGGAATTAGATGCTGTTTCTCAAAATGGAGAGATATTGTATTATGCTATATCAGAACATGTAGAATTTGCTGGTGTCCATTCAGGAGATGCGACTTTGGTCTATCCTCCACATAATTTATATTTATCTACATTAAAGGAAATCATCCGTATGTCTAAGAAAATAGCAAAATATTTTAATATATCTGGACCTTTTAATATTCAATTTTTATCTAAAGAAAATGAAGTCAAAGTAATTGAATGTAATTTGAGAGCTTCTAGGAGTTTCCCTTTTGTATCAAAAATATCTCAGTTCAATATGATAGAACTAGCGACTCAAGTACTTCTTGGAAAGAAAAAAAAGAAAACGAAACCTAATTTTTTTACTACGAATTTTTTAGGGATAAAAGCCTCTCAATTTTCTTTTTCCCGTTTACAAGATGCAGATCCTATTTTAGGTGTGGATATGACTTCAACTGGAGAAGTCGGATGTTTAGGATATACCTTTGATGAAGCTCTTCTAAAATCCATGCTTTCTGTTGGTTATACTATTCCAAAAAAAAATATTCTGATATCTAGTGGTCCAATTGATTCTAAATTAGATCTGTTAAATATGGTTAAACTTTTGCATAAAAAAAGATATATATTATTTGCTACAGAAGGAACAAATAATTTTTTATCCGATTGTGGAGTTCCATCAATAAGGGTTCATTGGCCAAATGAAAGAAAATATCCCAATGTTATTGACTTGATCAAAGATAGAAAATTCGATCTTATTATCAATATTCCTAAAAATTTAAGTAAATTCGAGTTAGATAATGATTATGCGATAAGACGTTGTTCCGTAGATTTTAATATTCCTCTACTAACTAATACGCGTTTGGCTAAAGCTTTTATACAAGCTTTTTGTAATTTATCTATGGATAAGCTATCCATCAATTCTTGGGATGAATATCAATAAATTTATGAAAAATTTTTTTAGCGTAAAAGATGTCTTAAACGTATATGATCTCATTAAAGAAGCCATCAATTTGAAGAAAGATCCATATTGTTTTCAACATATTGGGAAGAATAAAACAATTGGATTGGTATTTTTTAATCCTAGTTTACGTACAAGAATTAGTTGTCAAAAAGCCGCTTTTAATTTAGGATGCAATACTTGGTTGTTAAATATTCATCGGGATTCCTGGAATATCGAAATGAAAGATGGAAATGTGATGAAAGAGACTCAAGAACATCTTAAGGAGGCTATTTCTGTAATGAGTTTATATTGTGATATTCTTGCAGTAAGAACTTTTCCTCATCTTATAGACAGAGATTATGATTATAATGAAGTTCTTTTTAAGAAAATATTGAACTATTCTAAAGTTCCAGTAGTAAACATGGAAAGTGCGACCTTGCATCCTTTGCAATCATTAGCTGATCTAATGACCATTTATGAATTTACCCCTTTTTTTTCTAAAAAAAAATGTAAAGTCGTGTTAAGTTGGGCTCCTCATGTAAAGGCATTGCCACATTCTGTGGCAAATTCCTTTTCCCAATGGATATCCAAAATAAAAGAAATAGATTTTACCATTACTTGTCCAGAACAGTACGATTTATATGAAGAATTTTCTAATGGAGTTTATACTACATATAACCAAAATGAAGCCTTTTTAAATGCAGATTTTATTTATGCAAAAAATTGGAGTAGTTATATAAATTATGGAAAAATACTCTGTCATAGTTCTGATTGGATGATTAACGAAAGAAAAATGAGAATAACAAATAAGGCAAAATTTATGCACTGTTTACCTGTAAGGAGAAATATGGTAGTGGAAGATTCTGTTTTGGATAGTCCCAATTCCATTGTTTTGCAACAAGCAGAAAATAGAATTTATTCTTCGCAAATAATTTTCTTGAAAATTTTACAATCTTTATCATGAAAATACATATAGTAAAAATTGGAGGAAATTTAATTAGTGATCAAAAATGGCTTCATTATTCTTTAGAAGAATTTTTAAAACTAGAAGGAAATAAGATATTAATTCATGGAGGAGGAAGAAAGGCTACCCTTATTTCTGATAAAATGGGGATTACTCCAAAATTTATACAAGGAAGAAGGGTTACGGATAAAGAAACTCTTGATCTAGTTGTCATGACCTATGCAGGTCTTATCAACAAAAATATTGTCGCAAAATTACAATCTTATGATTGTAATGCTTTGGGATTGTGCGGAGCGGATGGGAATAGTCTTCAGTCATGCTTCCGTTTAAAAAAAACCAATACCGATATTGATTATGGATATGTAGGGGATATAACAAATAAAAGTGTTAATACGTATTTTATAAAATTTCTTTTGAAAAACAATATTGTTCCTGTATTATGTTCTATCACTCATAATGGAACAGGAAATCTTCTAAACACGAATGCAGATAGTATAGCTGCATGGATTGCCATCTCATTGAAAAAGGATTTTAAGGATGAAATAGAGTTACATTTTTGTTTCGAAAAAAAGGGGGTATTACGAGATTTACAGGATGAAGATTCCTATTTAAAAAGAATAGATTTTCGTTTATTTCAAATAATAAGAAAGAATCATACTATTAAAAATGGGATGATTCCAAAATTAGAAAATGCATTTCTTGCATTAAGAAATGGGGTATCTAAGGTAAGTATCGGTCAACCTTATTATTTAAATGATGTTAAGAATAAGACCATTATATGTCTTTAGTGAAATTGAAAGTTTTAAAGGAAGAAGCTATACAACTTCTTATACGAATAATCAATACGCCATCTATATCTAAAAAAGAAAAAAAGGTATCTTTTCTTATAGAAGACTATATTTCTAAATATGGATTTCACATCAAAAGAAAATATAACAATATATGGACAGAAAGTACTAATTATACTAAAAAAAAAGAAAATATTCGTACAATCCTATTGAATTCTCATCATGATACAGTTAAACC contains the following coding sequences:
- a CDS encoding acetylornithine carbamoyltransferase, which produces MKNFFSVKDVLNVYDLIKEAINLKKDPYCFQHIGKNKTIGLVFFNPSLRTRISCQKAAFNLGCNTWLLNIHRDSWNIEMKDGNVMKETQEHLKEAISVMSLYCDILAVRTFPHLIDRDYDYNEVLFKKILNYSKVPVVNMESATLHPLQSLADLMTIYEFTPFFSKKKCKVVLSWAPHVKALPHSVANSFSQWISKIKEIDFTITCPEQYDLYEEFSNGVYTTYNQNEAFLNADFIYAKNWSSYINYGKILCHSSDWMINERKMRITNKAKFMHCLPVRRNMVVEDSVLDSPNSIVLQQAENRIYSSQIIFLKILQSLS
- a CDS encoding aspartate aminotransferase family protein, giving the protein MELFDVYPILDIELTKSKGVYVFDKKGHMYLDFYGGHAVISIGHSHPYYVRALTEQIHKISYYSNSVFISQKKELAYLLGYISGYENYSLFLCNSGSESNENALKIASFHTGKKKIIAFKGAFHGRTSGSLSVTDNHKIISPFNAQHKTIFIDYKDLNSLEKELKNGDICALITEGIQGVSGIIDPGLNYFRKYWELCIKYHTIFIIDEIQSGYGRTGSFFSHQLYPIKPDLITIAKGMGNGFPIGGVLIHPKFKPYYGMLGTTFGGNHLACVAGIAVLKIILKENLMENAKKMGKILLKELRMIPKIKKISGRGLMLGLEFDFPIHDLKNILIYNEKVFVGTSNNSYILRLLPPLSINVNHIKLFIKKLKKALAYLTNEKK
- the carA gene encoding glutamine-hydrolyzing carbamoyl-phosphate synthase small subunit; translated protein: MKKNNRRRNAMLILEDGTRYEAYHFGAPVSSSGEVVFNTAMTGYTESMTDPSYKGQILTYTYPIIGNYGIPSPSSKESIQEFYESDKVQVSGLIISYYSNRPYHWNMYTTLSDWLKENGIPGIYGIDTRFIAKKLRNKGGSMLGKILIMEQEDIPFYDPNQDNLSKKVSTYKKIIYGNGKYKILLVDFGLKNNILRCLLRRNCTIIRVPWDYDFTKEEYDGLVLSNGPGNPKIYEKPISYIRMAMKKERPRPIFGICLGNQLLGIAAGGYTYKLQYAHRGHNQPVVFLETGQNFITSQNHGYVLDTTNISREWKMFFKNLNDNTCEGIIHDCKPFFSVQFHPEASSGPTDTEFLFDFFINSIGSSRKLITKIV
- the argB gene encoding acetylglutamate kinase; this encodes MKIHIVKIGGNLISDQKWLHYSLEEFLKLEGNKILIHGGGRKATLISDKMGITPKFIQGRRVTDKETLDLVVMTYAGLINKNIVAKLQSYDCNALGLCGADGNSLQSCFRLKKTNTDIDYGYVGDITNKSVNTYFIKFLLKNNIVPVLCSITHNGTGNLLNTNADSIAAWIAISLKKDFKDEIELHFCFEKKGVLRDLQDEDSYLKRIDFRLFQIIRKNHTIKNGMIPKLENAFLALRNGVSKVSIGQPYYLNDVKNKTIICL
- the carB gene encoding carbamoyl-phosphate synthase (glutamine-hydrolyzing) large subunit, whose product is MKIDKVLILGSGALKIGEAGEFDYSGTQALKALKEEGIYTILINPNIATVQTSKEVADKVYFLPLTFFFIKSVIEKEKPKGIFLSFGGQTALNCGIQLFKEGIIEKYKIQVLGTSIESIIHSEDRNLFRNRLSRINIKTAKSFVVHSMDHAIFYSLKIGFPIIIRSSYTLGGLGSGYAKNIHDLKEIVSKAFYYSSQVVVEEYLEGWKEIEYEIVRDKYNNCIAVCNMENFDPIGIHTGESIVVSPSQTLTNSEYYGLRNLAIHIARDLKIVGECNVQFALDPRSEDYRVIEVNARLSRSSALASKATGYPLAFVSAKLAIGYGLHELKNSVNKTTYAFFEPALDYVVCKIPRWDLNKFYGVSNRIGSSMKSIGEVMAIGGSFEEALQKGIRMLDIGMLGFINSKKKMGSTLLLKEFLKNPTDQRILFLEEAFEKGISIKEIHDLTKIDPWFLSQLDNIFQTKKEITSYDDWRDIPDELFRKAKQEGFSDMQIANLFIDKDKESIYAMEEKIRKYRKKKGIIPYVRQIDTLGAEYPSYTNYLYLTYHSIQHDVLYEKDHQSVITLGSGVYRIGSSVEFDWCCVNTLNTINKESYRSIMINYNPETVSTDFDVCDRLYFEEITLERVLDIIDLEKPKGTIVSMGGQIPNNLVLKLYEKGVKILGTSPISIDKVENRYKFSNAMDVLGIGQPRWKELSDFDSIYQFVEKVDYPILVRPSYVLSGSDMNVISNYEELQHYLLRNKESVSPDHPLVITEFIRNAKEMELDAVSQNGEILYYAISEHVEFAGVHSGDATLVYPPHNLYLSTLKEIIRMSKKIAKYFNISGPFNIQFLSKENEVKVIECNLRASRSFPFVSKISQFNMIELATQVLLGKKKKKTKPNFFTTNFLGIKASQFSFSRLQDADPILGVDMTSTGEVGCLGYTFDEALLKSMLSVGYTIPKKNILISSGPIDSKLDLLNMVKLLHKKRYILFATEGTNNFLSDCGVPSIRVHWPNERKYPNVIDLIKDRKFDLIINIPKNLSKFELDNDYAIRRCSVDFNIPLLTNTRLAKAFIQAFCNLSMDKLSINSWDEYQ